The genome window GGCTGGGCAGTAGGCAACAACGGAACAATACGAAGAACCACAAACGGCGGTAGTAACTGGTCTAGCCAAATGAGCAACACAACTCTACATCTGTATTCTGTTAATTTTGTTGATATCAATAATGGTTGGGCAGTTGGTTCGGTTGGCACAATTCTAAAAACCACAAACGGAGGTAATGACTGGATATCGCAAACCAGTAATACAAATAAAGAATTAAGATCAATTCATTTCACAAATACCACAACCGGCTGGGCAGTTGGAGTAAATGGTGTAATAGCTAAAACTACTGATGGCGGTACTAATTGGTTTCTCCAATCAAAAGGTTTATTGAATCATTTATTTTCTGTTCATTTTGCAGATACGCTTACCGGCTGGGCGGTTGGAGAGAACGGTGCTGTTTTAAAAACTACAAACAGTGGTAACAACTGGTTTACTCAATCAAGTGGTACAATAGAATGGTTGCAGTCAGTTCATTTTATAGATGCCGATACCGGCTGGGCAGTAGGAATCAATGGCACGATAATAAAAACATCAAACGGCGGTGATAATTGGTCCAATCAGACAAGCGGGACTGTGAACATTCTGAAATCCGTTCATTTTTCGGACACTAATACAGGCTGGGCAGTCGGATTTTATGGTCTGATTTTGAAAACGACAAACAGCGGCAATGATTGGTTTGCGCAAACCAGCGGAACGGGGAATAATTTATATTCCGTTCAATTCAGGGATACGAGCACCGGATGGGCGGTTGGAAATGGAGGTACGATTTTAAAAACTACAGACGGTGGAAACAATTGGACTGCTCAGTCAAGCGGGACAACAGACCTTCTTAGTTCTGTTTGTTTTCCGGATGATAATACCGGTTGGGTGATTGGATCTATAGATGGATTTAATACAAAAATACTCAAAACTACAAACGGAGGAACAAACTGGTTCATCCAAACTTCGAGTGGAATGCCAAATAATTGGTGGTCCGTCCAATTCACGGATACGAATACCGGTTGGGCAGTTGGAGGCAATGGCCTTATTATTAAAACTACCGATGGCGGAAATAATTGGTTTGATCAATCAAGCGGAACAACGAATGCTTTTTATTCAGTATGTTTTGTTTCGCAAGGAAGCGCCAAAGTCGGATGGATAGTTGGAGTAAATGGTACGATATTAAAAACTACAACTGGCGGTGCTGTAGTAACGGGTATGGGAAATGAAAATCAAACGGCTTCTGCATATAAGCTAAGACAAAACTATCCCAATCCATTCAACCCGTCAACAGATATAACATTTTATCTTCCTTCACGATCGCAAGTTTCGTTGAAAGTATTTGACCTGCTCGGAAGAGAAGTTGCGACACTCGTCTCCGGAGAATTACCGGCAGGCGATCACACGCAACAATGGAATGCGGTAGGCATGCCGAGCGGCGTATATTTTTACCGTTTGAATACCGGTTCGTTTTCTGAAACCAAGAAACTTATTTTGCTGAGGTAAATTGGTTAACAAAGATACAGCATACAAGAAAATTTCGGAATTAGTAGAGCGATTTACCGACCAATACGAATCCTACAAAAAATCCGATTACAACGAAACGATGACACGACGTGATTTCATCGACCCGTTTTTCAAAGCGTTGGGCTGGGACATCGACAATGAACATGGTTACGCTGAATCTTATCGCGAAGTAATTCACGAAGACAGAGTAAAAGTTAGCGGAGCCACAAAAGCGCCCGACTACTCTTTCCGTTTGGTTGGCGGCAAGCGACTGTTTTTTGTTGAAGCCAAAAAACCAAGCCTATCGGTAAAAGAAGAAATTCCGTCAGCATATCAAATTCGCAGATATGGCTGGAGTGCGAAACTTCCCGTTTCCATCATCACGGACTTTGAGGAGTTCTCTGTTTATGACTGCACCAAAAAACCCAAACCCACCGACAAAGCATCGACAGCAAGGATAAAGTTCATCACTTTTCAAGATTACCTGAAAGATTTTGATTTCATCTGGGAAACTTTTAGCAAGGAGCGAGTGCTGAAAGGCAGTTTCGATAAGTTCGTGCAAAGCGACACTTACAAAAAAGGAACGGCTACCGTTGATAAAGATTTTCTCCAATCGCTCGACAGGTGGCGGACATATCTTGCAACGAGTATTGCATTAAACAACCAAAAATTAGACGAGGATGAAATAAATTTTGCCGTTCAGCAGACGATCGACAGAATTATTTTCCTGCGCATTGCAGAGGACAGAAGCGTTGAGCCATACGGAAATTTGAAAGACGCCATCAAGCAGGGCGACTTTTACAAAAACCTTTTTGAGCAGTTCTGCAGAGCAGACGAAAAATACAATTCAGGTCTTTTCGATTTCAACAAAGACCAAATCAGCAAGCATCTGAAAATTGACAACAAAGTAACGAAGACGATTATCAATGAATTGTATTATCCCGAATCGCCTTACGAATTTTCTGTTTTATCGGTCGAAATTTTAGGAAGCGCCTACGAGCAGTTTCTCGGAAAAGTAATCCGCATTACCCCTGCATACCACGCCAAAATTGAGGAAAAGCCAGAAGTCAGAAAAGCGGGAGGTGTTTATTACACGCCTCAATACATTGTGGAATACATTGTAAAAAACACAGTCGGAAAACTCATAAATTCCCCCTTTGAAGGGGGCGGGGGGATGTCACCCAAAGAAATCAGCAAAATAAAAATAGTTGATCCGGCTTGCGGAAGCGGTAGTTTTTTGTTAGGGGCTTATCAATATCTACTGGACTATCACAAACATTATTACATTACTAATTCCCCTCTTGAGTCTGTCCCGCGTGCGGGGAGGGGAAAAAGGGGTGTGTCCAAACCGAGCAAAGAACAACTAAAGTTTCTAACCCCCGATGGCAACCTTACCACGAACGAGAAGAAGAGAATTTTGCTCAATAACATTTTCGGAGTGGACATCGATGTAAACGCGGTGGAAGTTACCAAGTTGAGTTTACTTTTGAAATGTATGGAGGGCGAAACAGAGGCGAGCATTAATCACCAGTTAAAAATGTTTCACGAAAGAATTTTGCCCGATCTTGAAAATAATATTAAGTGCGGGAACAGTTTAATTGATACCGATTTTTATGCCTCGCAATTGGATTTTGGGGAAGAGAACCTGTCTGCCGGTAAAGCTGGAAAAATAAAACCTTTCAATTGGCAGCGAGCATTTCCTGAAGTGTTTAAACAAGGTGGATTTGATGTTGTGATTGGAAATCCGCCGTATGTGAGAATACACGAATTAGAAAATAATTCAAAAGATTATTATAGAAAGAATTATTCATCGGCAAATAATCAATTTGATTTATATCAACTCTTTTATGAGAAAGGGTTAACGCTTCTTAATGAAAATGGAAAACTTGGTTTTATTACTTCAAATAAGTTTTGTATTACCAACTATGGAAAAGCATTAAGAGAGATAATCTTTAAAAAGTCGCTGATAGAACAAGTAGTTGATTGTTCATCATCCAATGTGTTTGGCAATGTATCAACTTATCCATTCATTTTTATTCTTAAAGTAAAACAACAAAAAAATAATACAGTAGAACTATACAAAGATTATAATGGGAAAATAGAATCTTTAGATAAAGTTAGGCAAGACAAATTACTCAAAGGAGAAGAAGAAATATTTTCATTTCAATCTTTATCACCTTCATATAAAATAATTGAAAGATTAGAAAAAAAATGTAAAACACAATTTGTTTCAGTTTACAGAGGCAGAGGAACTTCAAAAGATTTAATCAAAACTGGGACAAAAAAAAGCGTCACAAACAAAGAGGTTCTTAGATATAAACCATTTTCAGAAATATTATTTAGAGCTAAATCAAAATATCAAAATGATTATGAGCCAAAAATATTGATGAAAAAAATATGTTACAATATTGAATGCAACATAGATGAGTCAGGAGAAATAAATCCAATTAATACAGTATATGTAGTAAAGCCAATAAATAAATCAATCAGCATTAAATATTTAATTGGTATTTTAAATTCAAAGTTGTTATCATTTTATACAAGAAAAAAATATGAAACCACGGGAATGAGAGGTGGTTATATTGAACTTAGGGTCTTTGAAGTTGAGAAACTGCCAATCATTGAAGCCACAAATAATGAACAAATAGAAACCATAAAGTTCGTTGACCAGTTGCTAAAACTGAATGAAGAAAAAGCAGAAGCAAAACTGCAAACAAAAATAAACCAACTACAAAGCAAGATTGATTATTGCGAAAGCAGAATAAACGAAATCGTGTATCAACTTTACGGTTTAACAGCAGACGAAATAAAAATTGTTGAAAAATCTTGATTGTAAGTCGGGTAAGTCGGAATTCTATTCCGACCTACTGCTACTGCTACTGCTTGGCGTCGTGGGAGGTATTAAAATAGGCAAAATAGGGCGATTTTCACTAACTCCTTAAAAATCAATTGCTTTCGCACCTTTTTTTTATTATATTTCAACCGAAAAATCTCATTTTGAAATGATTTTAACGATTACCTCCATATTTATTCATACCAGAAGGATATAATTTGGGCAAGTTTTTTGTTGCATTAGTAACATACTCACTTTTATTTTTAGGGAACATCAGTTTCTCGCAATTTCAAAACTCAAAATTAAACGAAAAATTTTTTGAGAATGGTCAACCGACTCTGACGGGTGTTGATGTCGGGATGTTTGCAAATACACCAACCCGCACAAAAATTGATTTAGCCGGTTATTGGCAATATACAATTGATGGCAAGGTATGGGTAAACATTCAAATCCCATCTGCTTACAATTTTGAAAGCTGGGTTACATTTCAGCGGAAGTTTGAAATCACAAGCGAAATGATTGATAAATTTAACTTCACGCTGGTTGCCTACGGAATTAATAATCAAAGCGAAATTCAGATTAATGGAAATTTTGTTGGACGACATATCGGTGGCTACAGTTCGTTTGTGCTTCCGATTCGTGAAAATATTTTACAGATTGGAAAAGAAAATGCAATTCGTATTACAACCGACAACGAACTGACTGCAACTTCAACTCTTCCGCTGCGCCATCAGGTAAGTGGATGGCGGAATTACGGAGGCATTTTTCGCGATATTTACATCCTTGCAACTCCGAAATTGTTCATCAGCGAAACAATAGTAACTTCCGAGTTAACTCCCGATTATAAAAATGCCAAATTAAAAATCAGCAGCACTATTGAAAACACCAGCTTTGATTTTTCCGCTGAGGAAAAAGCGAAAGGTGTTTTTGCGGCTCTCTCAGTGGAAGTTTATGATAAACTCAATGAAGCATTGGTCGGGCGGAGCGCTTTAGTTCCGCTTGATGTCCAAAAACGGAAAGCCAAAGACTTTAAAGTCGAATTGCAAATTGCTAATCCCAAACTTTGGTCGCCCGACGTACCGGACCTTTATCTAATCAAAATTTCCGTTGTTCGCGTTGCAGGAAAAGAAACATTTCCGCTTGATGAATATATTCTCAACTATGGATTACGGAATCTGCAGCTAAAAAATTCTTCGATAGTTTTGAATGGAAATCCCTTTTACATAAAAGGTGTAGTTTATTTTGAAGAACATCCGTTTTTCGGTTCGGCGCTTACTTACGGCGATATGGAAAAAGATATTGCAAAAATAAAAAGCGGCGGCGTTAATCTTATAAGATTTCTTTATCCTCCTCATCCTTATTTTTTAAATCTTTGCGACAGGTATGGCATTTTTGTTATCGAAGAAATTCCACTCACGAATGTTCCAGCAGCAATATTGGAAAAAGAGTTTTATACCGATTTGGCTTCAACTTACATCAGAGAAATGATTTGGCGTGATAGAAACAACACTTCCGTTTTGGCGTGGGGTATCGGTAACGAATTTGAAATTTCAAAAAAGAATCCCTCTGTCGCTGTTAATTATATCGAGTCGATGAAGAAAATTATCGCTTCATTGGACAGCCGTCCTGTTTATATCTCAGTTCAGGTAAATTGGGACATAAGTGAAATTATCGACAAAGTTGATATAGTTTCAATAAATACCTACCCAGGCTTTGAAAGCTCCGTCAATCAACTTCGCGACGACTTAACAACTTGGCGGCAGAATTATACTGATAAACCAATCATTATCGGGAAATACGGAAAAGAAATTTTACCCAACAACAGAAGCGGTTACAGCGACCCGACATCAATCGAGTCGCAAGCATGGTATGCCTGGCAGGCAAATAATGTAATCCGTGAATTGAAATTCGCAGGGAGTGTATTCTGGTCGTATAACGATTGGTTGAGCGACCGTCCCTCGATGTCAACACCATCCGGAAATCAATATCTACGTTCGACGGGGATGGTGAATATGGCGCGGGACAGGCGTGTAGTTTACGATGTATTACGAAGTGTTTTTAACAACGAGAAAGTTACCGCTTTACCGGTTGGTAATTATTCTTCGAGCGCCCCAATAATTTTTGTAATCGCCGGGTTAGTTGTTTTAATTTCTTTAGCTTTTTTCTACAACAGCAACAGGCGTTTCCGGGAAAATATGAACCGCTCGATGTTGAGAACTTATAATTTTTTTGCAGATGTCAGAGACCAACGGATTATTCCCGTAAGCCATAGTGTATTCTTATCTGCTGTGCTGTCGATTGCATTAGCTATAATTTTATCAAGCATCCTTACACATTATCGTTACAATCTTTTAGTCGACAATCTGTTGAGCCAAATTTTATCCGACACGATGAAAACCTGGCTAGTTCAACTGGTATGGCAGCCGGTGTTATTTATTGCCTATTTTTCGGTTATCATCTTTTTTAAAATTTTACTTTTAACTTTAATTGTAAAATTCTTCTCACTCTTTATCCGTGTCAGGGTTTATCTGTATCATGCTTTCTCGGTTTTGGTTTGGTCGTTGACTCCTATGATAATTTTCATTCCCCTGAGTATGGTGCTCTTCAGAATTATGGAAGATCCTATTTATATTTTGCCATCATTAGGAATGATTATATTAATTCTAATTATATCTACCTTCCGCTTATTCAAAGGTGTATCAATTATATTCGATATTGCACCGTCGAAAATTTATGTCGCCGGTGTTTTTGCTATTCTCGTAGTCGCCGGTTTATTATACGGCTATATGGATTACGCTCACTCAACAACTATCTATCTAAAATTTTTGTTAGAAACACAGAACTGTATCTTGTAAATGTATTTATCTAAAATAGAAATATTTGGTTTTAAGTCGTTTGCACAAAATGTAAATTTGAATTTTGATGCTGGCATTACAGCTATCGTTGGGCCAAACGGTTGTGGCAAAACGAATATCGTAGATGCGATACGATGGGCTTTGGGCGAACAGCGTTACAGCACGTTGCGTTCCGATAAGATGGAAGATGTTATTTTTAACGGAACACGAAACCGCAAACCGCTTGGTATGGCTGAAGTTTCGCTCATTATCGAAAACACACGCGGCATTTTGCCTACTGAATATTCACAGGTTACAATCTCACGAAGAGTTTATCGTTCAGGCGAAAGCGAATATCTGCTTAACAGAGTTCAGTGCCGGTTAAAAGATATAGTCGATTTATTTATGGATACCGGCATGGGCGCCGATGCTTATTCGGTGATTGAATTGAAAATGGTTGAGACGATTTTAAGCGACAGGACAGACGAACGGCGTCGTTTGTTTGAAGAAGCTGCCGGCGTTACAAAATACAAGCATCGTCGAAAAGCTGCATACCACAAATTAGAAAGTGTTCAGCAGGACCTGATTCGTGTGAACGATATTGTTAAAGAAGTTCAGAAAACAGTTAACGCACTCGAACGACAATCGAAACGAGCCGAACAATTCAATGAGATTTCGAAAAACCTGCGGGCAACCGAGATTGATTTACTAGAGCACGAATACGCTTATCTGTTCGGAAAACTGAATCCATTAAAAGAGCGTTTTGGTGAAACAGAGATTGCCAAAAATAATATTGATGCTGAATTAAATGGACAGGAAGAGTTACTCGATAAAATGCGCATCGAAATCAGCGAAGTCGAGAAACAGTTAATAGATTTTCAAAGGCAGGCAGCCAAACTTGTTTCGCAGATTCATAAATATGATGAAGGCACTATAAAAGGTAACGAACAAATTAATTCACTGCAATCGAACATCGAAAGATATGAAAAAGAAAAGATTGATTTGTTCAATCAAAAAGAGTGGTTAGAAGGTAAACAGGTAACACTCCGGGAAAACATCGAAAAATTTGCGGAAGCAGTAATTGCAGACCAGGGAGTTTTTGAAAAACTTAACATCGATTTTCAATTTTTTGGAAAACAACTTGATGAGAAAAAAGAGCTTCTGAAGGGTTTAAATAACGAAATCATCTCGCTGATACACGAAATAGTTCAGAAGAACGGCGACCGGCAGTTATTAGATGAGAGAATAGAAAACCTGAACAGATTAATCGAACGGATAACTGAAGACGCAGCATATTTTGAAAACGAGATTTCAGAAAGCGAAAATAAAGTTTCGGAGCTGACAGTTAAGGATAGAGAACTGCACCGCGATTTCATCCAGGCTGAAATGGAGCTTATGGAAGTCAACACTTTGGTGCAGCAAAACCGGAGTGAACTTGAAGCTTTGCAACAAAAAGAATTAGAATTAAAAAACGAGATACACAGGATAACGGCTAAAATAGATTTCTCCGTTTCTTTGATTGAAGGCAGCGAGGGACGAAGCAGCAGTATAAAGTATTTATTGAACGAAACTGAATTTAAAAAGAAAAACTATCTTACAGTTGCCGAAATAGTTAATACAGATGAAAAATACAGGTCGGCGATCCAAACGGCATTAGGCGAAACTGCAAACTACATCATTGTCGAAAAAGAGAGCGAAGCTTTCGAAGCAGCAAGTCTTCTCGAAAAGAATGAAAAAGGAAAAGCGGTTTTTATTTGTCTCGAACGCATTCCCAAAATCAAACGTATTCGCACGTCGAATCACTCGCCGATACTTTGGGCAGATCAGGTTGTAAAGGTAAAAGAACCGTATCGTAATTTAGTTTCGTACTTACTTGACAGCATCGCGATTGTTGAAGATTTAAAATCTGTACCTGACTCGTTAATAGGGATAAAATTTGTATCACTCAACGGTAATGTGAGAACAAGCGGCGGAGTTGTTCGCGGCGGCAGTCGTCGGCAGGACGAAGGCAGCTTGATAGGCAAGCGCGACCAGATAGCCGAGTTGGAATTAGATAAAGCAAAGTTTATAGCCGAGCTTGAATTGTTGCAACAACTGCAAAACGAGAAGCAAAAGATACTCGAAACTCTGGATATTAAAGCAGCTGCCGAAAAGGTTAAGAAAATTGAAAAAGAAATGGCATCGGTTGAGATGCGCATCGCACAGATTGTATTCGAAAAAAAACGTGCAAACGATTCCATTGAAAGAAGTAAATCCGAGATTAAACGCATAGAAACCGAAATTTCAGAGTTGAGTGCCGAGAAAGAAAAGTTAATCCCAGAAATAAATCAGATCGAACAAGCGAAAGCTGTAGCCGAAACGAATGCTGCCCAACTCAACAAAGAATTAGAACAAATTACTCAACAATGGAATGATTTGTCGAAAGTCGTGAACGATGCGGAAATCAAGATGGTTACCTTACAAGGCAACAAGCGGAATGCTGAAGCTGAATTAGAAAGGGTTATTGCAACAGTCCAGAACACCGAGACTACTTTGCAAAAGCGAGATTCTGAAATTTCGCAGGCAAAAGAAGACATCGAACGAATTACCAGCGAACTGGAGTCGGCCGGTGTGCAATTACAGGAACTGAGATTGCAGTTGAATGAAGTTGAAAAAGGGAAGACCGAAGTCGAAACTGTTTACACACAAAAGCGGAACGCAATTCACAGTGTCGAATTAAAAATTAAAGACGACCGCCGCCTGCACGACGATACACTAAAATTGTTCCACGAATATGATATGAAGATATCTGAAATTAATCAGAATATCGAACACGTTCGCGAACGAGCACGAAACGAATTTGAAATCAGTATTGAATTAAAAACTTACCCCGAAGATGAATGGATCGATTTTGCTGCCAAACGCGAAGAAGTGAGGCAGATGAAAGACCGTATCAGAATGTTAGGCGCCATTAACTTTGCTGCTTTCGATGAGTATAACACTGAGAGCGAACGGTTTAACTTTATGATGCAGCAACGTGACGATTTGATTGAAGCCGAGCGGACATTATTAAACACAATCGAAGAAATTAATAACACGGCACAGAGAAAGTTTTTAACTACTTTCGAATTAATACGTGAAAACTTTATCAAGACTTTCAAAAGTTTGTTCGATGAAGGCGACGAGTGCGACTTACGGCTTGAAGAAAACGAAGACCCGCTTGAAGCCGGTATCGAAATTATTGCAAAACCACGCGGCAAGCGCCCCACTTCCATCGATTTACTTTCAGGAGGCGAAAAAACTTTAACTGCCATTGCACTTTTGTTTGCGATTTATTTAGTAAAGCCAAGCCCGTTCTGTATTCTTGATGAAGTTGATGCACCGTTGGATGATTCGAATATCGACCGCTATACACGGATTATCAAAAAGTTTTCCGACAACACTCAATTTATAGTTGTAACTCACAACAAGCGAACGATGGAAGCTGCAAATGCACTTTACGGTGTTACGATGGAAGAAGAAGGAGTTTCAAAAATTGTAACAGTTCGTTTCAACGATGAAGACCGTGTACAATCGGCTGCGGTTGCTTCGGGAGTCATATAGTTTTTGATGATGATAAAAATATTTATAGATTTCGACGGAACAATTACTAAAGGCGATTTGGGTGATAATCTTTTTTTTAATTTTGGCGGTCCTATTTGCACAAAAATAATTGAAGATTATAGAGGCGGATTAATAAGTGCCGCTGAATGTTTTACCCGCGAAGCCGAAGCTTGCGGAAATGTTTCGCAGAAAGATGTATCCGACTTTATCGACAAACATGAAATCGATATCAGTTTTGGCAATTTTATTAAGTTCTGCCGTAAAAAAAGTACTGATGATCGTCAGATAAAATTTTATATCCTATCGGACGGACTTGATTATTATATAGAACGGGTTTTACGCAAATATGATCTTTCCGATATTCCTTTTTTTGCAAACAAGTTGGAGTTTGTAGAGGCAGGAATGAAAATAACGTTCCCATATTCCGAAGAAGAATGCGATCGCTGCGCCAACTGCAAACGCAACCATATTCTTACTTTATCGGGCGATGATGATATTATCGTTTACATCGGCGATGGATACTCCGACAAGTGCGCAGTGAAATACGCCGATATTGTTTTTGCTCGCGGTGAGCTACAAACTTTTTGCCAAAACGAGAATATCACCTACTATCTTTTTAATTCATTCGAGGATACGATAACCCGGATGGAAGAAATTCTAAATAAAAAACGAATACGCAAACGACAACAAGCTGAATTCAATCGGAAAGAAATTTACCTTGCTGGTTAAAATTTTATGAAAACACAAATGGATCTACGAAAAATATTATTTAAATACCGAAGCTACACACCTATTCCGTTCATCATTCTTATGGTTGTATTTGCAAAGCCAACAATTTACAGCATAGCCGGCGGATTGTTAGTTATTCTTTTCGGCGAGTTTATACGATTGTGGGGCGTTTCGATAGCAGGCAGCGAAACCCGCACAACAAACTCGGTTGGCAGCTCGCAACTTGTTACAAGCGGGCCCTTTTCATACTTACGTAATCCCCTCTACTTCGGTAATATCTGTATTTATTTCGGTGTTGGAATTATGTCGTGGGCGGGGTTTCCTCTCTTACCGATTGTTACACTTTCGTATTTTCTTTTTCAATATACTCTTATAGTAAGTTTAGAAGAAGAACACTTGACTAAAACTTATGGAACGGAATTTCAGCGATATTTAAAATCGGTTCCCAAATTTTTTCCAGCATTCAAAAAATATAAATACAGCGGGAACGAGCAACCGCAGTTAGACTGGAAGCGCGGAATAAAATCAGAGCAAAGAACTTTTCAAGCAATCTTAATTATTGTTTTTATAATAGTTGTAATTTGGATGCTGCGATTTTTTTACGATTGGAAGATAACAAAACTTTTCGGAGACGCGTAAGATGCGTTTGATGATAATCGCCGGCGAAGCCTCAGGCGATTTGCACGGCGCCGGCGTAGTTAAAGAATTAAAATCCCGGTTTAAAGATATCGAGATTTTCGGAATCGGCGGCAACAAGATGCAGCGCGAAGGTATGCAGCTAGTCTATCACATTAACGAGTTGGCGGTGATGGGATTATTGGAAGTGGTAAAGAAACTCCCGACAATCAGGTCGGTTAGCCGGACTCTCGAATCGTTGCTTACTAACCGCCGCCCCGATGCTGTGCTTTTAATTGATTATCCCGGCTTTAATTTGCGGTTCGCTGAAAAAGTCAGAAAAGCGGGAATCAAAATTTTCTATTATATCAGTCCGCAACTTTGGGCTTGGCATCCAAGCAGGATAAAAAAAATGAAAGGAATAATTGATAAGATGTTTGTTGTCTTTCCTTTCGAAGAAGAAATTTATAAACGAGAAGGAATCGAAGTAGAATTTGTCGGACATCCTTTGCTTGATGTTATTGAAGAACCTCAACCTAAAGCCGATTTTTGTAAGCGTTACAGCTTCGATAAATCGAAACCGATTATCGGGCTTTTCCCCGGCAGCCGGAAGCAGGAGTTGGAGAAAATTTTTCCGCCAATGCTTCATGCAGCAAAAATTTTGGAAACCCTGTATGATGCACAAATAGCCGTTGGCGTGGCATCTGTTTTTGAAGGCGACTATATAAAATCTTTTTTGTATGAAGATTCATCAGTACGGCTTCTGCAAAATGCAACATACGATCTTATGAAAAATTCTGACGTTGCAATAGTTACATCAGGAACAGCAACACTTGAAACGGCTTGTTTCCAAACGCCGATGGTTATCGTTTATAAAACATCGTGGCTTACATATTTAGCAGCCCGGCTAATGATTAACATAAAAAATATCGGCTTGGCTAATATAGTTGCCGGTAAAACTATCGTTCCTGAATTAATACAGCATCGGGCGAACGCAGAAAAAATTGCTGCCGCAGCTGGAAAGTTTTTAACAGATAAAACTTTATCCGACAAAACCCGTATTGATTTGAAATCTGTTTACGAGAAATTAGGCGAACGCGGCGCAGCTAAACGTGTGGCTGAAAATATTTTAAAATTAATCGCTCCAAAATAAAGTGGTCATTTTAAAGATAGCGCTATTTCCATTCTCATTGTTGTATGGATTGGTGATATCTTTTAGAAACTTGTTATTTGATATTGGAATATTCAAAACCGTAAAAGTGAATGTTCCCGTAATTTCGGTCGGTAATATAACCGCCGGCGGCACAGGAAAAACTCCGCTTGTCGAGTATATTCTTGAATTTCTACTAAAGCAAAAAAAACGTGTTGCTGTAGTAAGCCGGGGTTATAAACGCACCACCAGAGGAACACTTGTAGTTTCGGACGGCGAACGACTGTTGTGCAGCGCCGATGCGTGCGGCGATGAACCGTTTCAAATTGCTTCGAAATTTCCAAATTCAATCGTTATTGTAGATGAGCAAAAGTCGCGCGCTGCTCAGTTGGCTGTTCAAAAATTTAATTGCGATTACATAATTGTTGACGATGGATTCCAGCACAGACAATTACACCGAAACTTGGATATCGTAGTGGTAGATGCTTCGAAACCATTGAGCAGAGAACTGATGCTGCCTGCAGGATTAAGAAGAGAACCAATGTGGAACCTTAAACGTGCCGATATTATTATCTACTCGAATTGGAAACAGAAGTCGGATACTTTAAAAAATACCGGTGTGGAATTAACAGGACGCACTCAGTTGGATCCGCAAAA of Bacteroidota bacterium contains these proteins:
- a CDS encoding MtnX-like HAD-IB family phosphatase; protein product: MMIKIFIDFDGTITKGDLGDNLFFNFGGPICTKIIEDYRGGLISAAECFTREAEACGNVSQKDVSDFIDKHEIDISFGNFIKFCRKKSTDDRQIKFYILSDGLDYYIERVLRKYDLSDIPFFANKLEFVEAGMKITFPYSEEECDRCANCKRNHILTLSGDDDIIVYIGDGYSDKCAVKYADIVFARGELQTFCQNENITYYLFNSFEDTITRMEEILNKKRIRKRQQAEFNRKEIYLAG
- a CDS encoding isoprenylcysteine carboxylmethyltransferase family protein, producing MKTQMDLRKILFKYRSYTPIPFIILMVVFAKPTIYSIAGGLLVILFGEFIRLWGVSIAGSETRTTNSVGSSQLVTSGPFSYLRNPLYFGNICIYFGVGIMSWAGFPLLPIVTLSYFLFQYTLIVSLEEEHLTKTYGTEFQRYLKSVPKFFPAFKKYKYSGNEQPQLDWKRGIKSEQRTFQAILIIVFIIVVIWMLRFFYDWKITKLFGDA
- the lpxB gene encoding lipid-A-disaccharide synthase, which produces MRLMIIAGEASGDLHGAGVVKELKSRFKDIEIFGIGGNKMQREGMQLVYHINELAVMGLLEVVKKLPTIRSVSRTLESLLTNRRPDAVLLIDYPGFNLRFAEKVRKAGIKIFYYISPQLWAWHPSRIKKMKGIIDKMFVVFPFEEEIYKREGIEVEFVGHPLLDVIEEPQPKADFCKRYSFDKSKPIIGLFPGSRKQELEKIFPPMLHAAKILETLYDAQIAVGVASVFEGDYIKSFLYEDSSVRLLQNATYDLMKNSDVAIVTSGTATLETACFQTPMVIVYKTSWLTYLAARLMINIKNIGLANIVAGKTIVPELIQHRANAEKIAAAAGKFLTDKTLSDKTRIDLKSVYEKLGERGAAKRVAENILKLIAPK
- the lpxK gene encoding tetraacyldisaccharide 4'-kinase — encoded protein: MVILKIALFPFSLLYGLVISFRNLLFDIGIFKTVKVNVPVISVGNITAGGTGKTPLVEYILEFLLKQKKRVAVVSRGYKRTTRGTLVVSDGERLLCSADACGDEPFQIASKFPNSIVIVDEQKSRAAQLAVQKFNCDYIIVDDGFQHRQLHRNLDIVVVDASKPLSRELMLPAGLRREPMWNLKRADIIIYSNWKQKSDTLKNTGVELTGRTQLDPQKLVGIQADDILELEVLKNKTCVAFCGLGNPDSFERKLNELGLEVKVFKKYSDHYQYNAEDIEILKKEFEEQKTDFVITTEKDFVRLINMKTLITELPLYYLEVAVRFISGEENFQKKITNIRMNN